One stretch of Glycine soja cultivar W05 chromosome 7, ASM419377v2, whole genome shotgun sequence DNA includes these proteins:
- the LOC114420432 gene encoding protein MAIN-LIKE 2-like, whose protein sequence is MVKTRGLGHALGKVGARGWGEEGMDTGAEIDAQDTDAETDGDEPVGFPGGPRDPSVLTEYADHVAGSERSELKLCSHGRKVHNLGRPVPAIEDMVVGTGLSPLIACSIDTSNQGLISSFVERWDRETSSFHLFVGEVLITLDDVAYLLHLPIVGAFHDFQPLCIDETVVLLVELLMVSTEVAMTETGQCGGPYALHDLNLVGRYAWGAVGLIHMYDQLNDASLSCWIYEHFLSVSECNADPDYDEVSPRVCRWIVTKKTVKKVSTVTYRQCLDCLRILDVCWMPYAEHRPIQDFHLISCFSGQLHWGPVVVRYRPEKVMRQFGYVQCIPAHPVHSWVSYDDVNDTWTHYSDYLATAGDLCIVSGQCAPDYIDWFFVILHPFMTVPQTDPPQDAYATHPSHIPHEAAPTSTHADPDADEPKHAVEACHAIAEALEQHLNAPSTSTHEEVIQKCLRIARGVTEDVRSQRRRRTDHQ, encoded by the exons atggttaaGACTAGAGGATTAGGCCATGCATTAGGTAAGGTTGGTGCCAGAGGTTGGGGAGAGGAGGGGATG GACACCGGTGCAGAGATTGACGCACAAGATACCGATGCAGAGACTGACGGGGACGAGCCTGTGGGATTTCCTGGTGGACCCAGGGACCCATCAGTGCTTACAGAGTATGCTGACCATGTTGCGGGCAGC GAACGTTCTGAGTTGAAGTTATGCtctcatgggaggaaggtgcATAACTTGGGCAGGCCTGTTCCTGCAATTGAGGACATGGTTGTTGGGACAGGATTAAGTCCTTTGATCGCGTGTTCGATAGACACCAGCAATCAGGGACTTATATCCTCCTTTGTGGAGAGGTGGGACCGGGAGACTTCTAGTTTCCATCTTTTTGTGGGGGAGGTGTTGATCACGCTGGACGACGTCGCGTATCTTCTCCATTTGCCTATCGTTGGCGCATTCCATGACTTCCAGCCTCTGTGCATCGATGAGACGGTGGTGCTGTTGGTTGAGTTACTGATGGTCTCAACAGAGGTGGCCATGACCGAGACAGGCCAATGTGGTGGACCATAT GCTCTGCATGACCTTAATCTTGTTGGGCGGTATGCATGGGGAGCTGTTGGTCTCATCCATATGTACGATCAACTTAATGATGCCAGTCTCAgt TGTTGGATATACGAGCACTTTTTGTCAGTTTCAGAGTGCAATGCTGATCCGGACTATGACGAGGTGTCACCACGTGTGTGTCGGTGGATTGTGACGAAGAAGACTGTGAAGAAGGTATCTACAGTGACGTACAGGCAGTGCCTGGATTGTCTAAGGATCCTAGATGTCTGCTGGATGCCATATGCAGAGCACCGACCTATCCAGGACTTTCATCTGATTTCGTGTTTCTCGGGACAGCTCCATTGGGGGCCTGTTGTTGTCAGATACAGACCGGAAAAGGTTATGCGCCAGTTCGGCTACGTCCAGTGCATTCCTGCACACCCTGTCCATTCATGGGTGTCATATGATGACGTGAATGATACTTGGACGCACTACTCAGACTATCTGGCAACAGCAGGTGATCTATGTATTGTGTCAGGTCAGTGTGCGCCTGACTACATAGACTGGTTCTTTGTCATATTGCATCCATTCATGACTGTGCCACAGACGGATCCTCCTCAAGATGCATATGCGACGCATCCCAGTCATATCCCTCATGAGGCAGCACCGACATCGACACATGCGGATCCTGATGCGGACGAGCCCaaacatgcagtg GAGGCTTGTCATGCGATCGCGGAGGCGTTGGAGCAACATCTAAATGCGCCAAGCACATCCACTCATGAAGAGGTCATCCAAAAATGCCTCAGGATTGCCAGGGGTGTCACAGAAGATGTGAGGTCTCAACGTAGGCGCCGCACGGATCATCAATAG